A region from the Desulfomonile tiedjei genome encodes:
- a CDS encoding PBP1A family penicillin-binding protein yields MDPRRKGSENPRNPFRDMYSRAEIRKRRGSFFGGIARFVLLVGIGCIAGGAGLAVQGYFFFTHGLPSIEKLKNYAPPTVTHVYADKGELIGEFATERRFVTPIDQIPKMLQNAFVAAEDKNFWQHTGVDKEAIVRAIKNRLQRTGWDQGASTITQQDAKTFFLTPEKKFIRKIKEQILATRMEQSLSKEYILYLYLNQIYLGSSAYGVEAAAHAYFDKSVKDLTIAECAMLAGLPQAPSKVNPKKNLKASLERRGYVLRRMLEDGYITEAEYEQANNEEPVIASRTNPYVNAAPDFVEHVRKYVERKYGADALNKEGLKIYTTANLDMTAAGQSAMDRGLRDLDKRQGYRGPMRTNVKDVPELESPLRFGQVANGVVTHVDGENIYVRLGTYTKNGKKKEYLGQMKIDPNPKWWVRTPFIRQELRTRTFAQGDLPFQVGDLIQVRVLDPNAKRRELYMKKFGKADPDMKNYKEYSEEMLPYFPVEPEQQPIVQSALMFRENRSGHVKAMLGGYSLSVSQYNRAVQAKRQAGSSFKPVIYAAALNKGFTCADIILDSPMALTVPGTGEVWRPKNYRGGFQGPMTFRDAIVKSRNIPTIKILQQIGIEHAKVYARRLGYTSPLVENLTMALGSTGVSLEEQVNAYAVFPNKGYYIPPIYVTKIVDRNGKVLEEHDPPVLLDDPTRGDLPQVQKVSHNPSQTSSYGDSEIPDKGAALARRRIDEATAYIMSTLLQGVVQDGTATILKKIVGRPEIAGKTGTTNDNIDAWFVGFSPDYSCGVWVGFDDEFSIGDQETGGHAAAPIWGYFMKEVLKDKPVKEYTPPQSIEHRRIDPRTGLVTASPDGLQEVFKAGSGPVQSEPKLIKGSRWDYPGSDLDQF; encoded by the coding sequence TTGGACCCGCGGCGCAAAGGAAGTGAAAACCCCAGGAACCCGTTCCGCGATATGTACAGTCGCGCGGAAATCAGGAAACGAAGGGGGTCTTTTTTCGGCGGGATTGCCCGTTTCGTTCTCCTCGTGGGGATAGGATGCATCGCAGGCGGCGCCGGCCTTGCAGTGCAAGGCTATTTTTTCTTCACACACGGCTTACCGAGCATTGAAAAACTGAAGAACTATGCCCCGCCCACAGTTACGCACGTCTACGCAGACAAAGGCGAACTCATAGGTGAGTTCGCGACTGAGAGGCGCTTCGTAACTCCGATAGACCAGATCCCCAAGATGCTCCAAAACGCTTTTGTGGCCGCTGAAGATAAGAATTTCTGGCAGCATACCGGTGTTGATAAAGAGGCCATTGTACGAGCAATCAAAAACAGGCTCCAACGCACCGGATGGGATCAGGGAGCCAGCACCATAACCCAGCAGGACGCCAAGACGTTCTTCTTGACGCCTGAAAAGAAATTTATCCGTAAAATCAAGGAACAGATACTTGCTACCAGGATGGAGCAGTCCCTGAGCAAAGAGTACATCCTGTACCTGTATCTCAACCAGATTTATCTGGGAAGTTCAGCCTATGGAGTGGAGGCGGCTGCCCATGCCTATTTCGACAAGAGTGTAAAAGACCTAACAATTGCTGAATGCGCCATGCTGGCTGGTTTGCCACAAGCGCCGTCTAAGGTCAACCCCAAGAAAAACTTGAAAGCATCTCTTGAGAGAAGGGGTTACGTGCTCAGAAGGATGCTGGAAGACGGGTACATCACTGAAGCTGAGTACGAACAGGCCAACAACGAGGAGCCGGTGATCGCCAGCCGGACGAACCCGTATGTGAACGCGGCCCCTGACTTTGTCGAGCATGTCCGCAAATACGTGGAGAGAAAATACGGAGCCGATGCTCTCAATAAAGAAGGCCTCAAAATCTATACTACGGCGAACCTGGACATGACAGCCGCGGGCCAGAGTGCGATGGATAGAGGGCTGCGAGATCTGGACAAACGGCAGGGCTACCGGGGTCCGATGCGGACCAATGTCAAAGATGTGCCCGAACTGGAGAGCCCGCTCAGGTTCGGTCAGGTTGCCAATGGCGTTGTTACGCACGTGGACGGCGAAAACATTTACGTGCGCCTGGGTACGTACACCAAGAACGGGAAGAAGAAGGAATATCTCGGTCAGATGAAGATCGACCCGAATCCGAAGTGGTGGGTTCGTACGCCTTTTATAAGGCAGGAACTGCGTACCCGCACCTTCGCTCAAGGGGATTTACCCTTCCAGGTGGGTGACCTGATCCAGGTCAGGGTCCTGGACCCCAATGCCAAGCGGCGGGAGCTTTACATGAAGAAATTCGGTAAGGCCGACCCGGACATGAAGAATTATAAGGAATACTCGGAGGAAATGCTGCCGTATTTTCCTGTCGAGCCGGAACAGCAGCCCATTGTGCAGTCAGCTTTGATGTTCCGGGAGAATCGGTCAGGGCACGTCAAGGCAATGCTGGGCGGGTACAGTTTGTCCGTATCTCAGTACAACCGGGCTGTCCAGGCTAAGAGGCAGGCGGGGTCATCGTTCAAACCGGTGATTTATGCTGCCGCTCTCAACAAGGGCTTTACATGTGCCGACATCATACTGGATTCTCCTATGGCCCTGACCGTCCCGGGCACAGGGGAAGTCTGGAGACCCAAAAACTATCGCGGAGGCTTCCAAGGACCCATGACGTTCAGAGACGCGATAGTGAAATCGAGAAATATTCCGACCATCAAAATTCTCCAGCAGATTGGCATCGAGCATGCCAAGGTCTATGCAAGGAGGCTCGGTTACACCTCTCCCTTGGTGGAAAACCTAACCATGGCGCTTGGGTCCACCGGAGTATCACTGGAGGAGCAAGTCAACGCATATGCGGTATTCCCCAACAAAGGGTACTATATCCCGCCCATCTATGTGACCAAGATCGTGGACCGGAACGGGAAAGTACTGGAAGAACACGATCCGCCGGTGCTGCTTGACGACCCGACACGCGGGGATCTACCCCAGGTTCAAAAGGTTTCCCATAATCCTTCTCAGACATCCTCTTATGGTGACAGCGAAATCCCGGACAAAGGCGCGGCCCTTGCTCGCAGAAGAATAGATGAAGCCACTGCCTACATAATGTCAACTCTGCTTCAGGGAGTCGTGCAAGACGGGACAGCCACCATACTGAAGAAGATCGTCGGGCGGCCCGAAATAGCCGGCAAAACAGGCACCACCAATGACAATATAGACGCTTGGTTCGTAGGGTTTTCTCCGGACTACAGTTGCGGCGTGTGGGTCGGTTTTGACGACGAATTTTCCATAGGAGACCAGGAAACGGGCGGCCATGCAGCCGCACCTATCTGGGGTTACTTCATGAAAGAAGTATTGAAGGACAAGCCTGTCAAGGAATACACGCCCCCTCAATCCATAGAGCATCGCCGGATCGACCCGCGAACCGGCCTGGTCACCGCGTCTCCCGATGGCCTTCAAGAGGTTTTCAAGGCCGGCAGCGGTCCTGTCCAATCGGAGCCGAAGCTCATCAAGGGGTCCCGATGGGACTATCCCGGCTCTGACCTTGATCAGTTCTAG
- a CDS encoding lysophospholipid acyltransferase family protein, translating to MKESEKKREKGDQLWFRLALFLVPRLVMMYFRLVDLTSKRIWLNREIEEQVCRKQPFNCACFHGTMLFPIWHCRRYDGVIMVSRSWDGELIDRCLKRMGYDTTRGSSSRGGKEALAEMIDMIKEKHYCSGLAVDAPRGPSRQAKMGIVIVGKETGNPVVPLVSWATRQIQFRSWDSMILPLPFSTIVMAFGKPTEVPPGLSNDDYERFRQEIEENMLLASKQAEDKVASLKKRG from the coding sequence TTGAAGGAATCTGAAAAAAAGAGAGAAAAAGGCGACCAATTATGGTTCAGGCTGGCGCTATTCCTGGTGCCGCGTCTCGTGATGATGTACTTCAGGCTGGTAGACCTCACTTCCAAAAGGATTTGGCTCAACCGGGAGATAGAGGAGCAGGTTTGCCGTAAACAGCCTTTCAATTGTGCCTGTTTTCATGGAACTATGCTTTTCCCTATATGGCATTGCCGCCGATACGACGGTGTGATCATGGTTAGCCGTTCCTGGGACGGCGAGCTGATCGACAGGTGCCTTAAGAGAATGGGCTACGACACGACACGAGGGTCTTCGTCGCGGGGTGGGAAAGAAGCCTTGGCCGAGATGATAGATATGATTAAGGAAAAACACTATTGCTCAGGCCTCGCGGTCGATGCGCCACGCGGCCCTTCCCGACAAGCAAAAATGGGGATAGTGATCGTCGGCAAAGAAACCGGCAATCCTGTCGTGCCCCTCGTGAGTTGGGCGACCCGCCAAATACAATTCCGATCCTGGGACAGCATGATATTGCCTCTGCCCTTTAGCACCATAGTAATGGCTTTCGGAAAACCGACCGAGGTTCCTCCCGGTCTATCGAACGACGACTACGAAAGATTCAGACAAGAAATCGAAGAGAATATGCTGCTCGCCTCAAAGCAGGCAGAAGACAAAGTAGCCAGTTTGAAAAAGCGCGGATAG
- the lon gene encoding endopeptidase La gives MADEIEKKDDFDDDEGAKVQQVSLADIPDVLPLLPVRDVVIYSYMILPLMVGRERSIRAVESAVAKDRLIFLATQKFATEEDPQPEDIFNVGTVAMIVKMLKLPDGRVKVLVQGLVKGKITSFVPSDEYFTVQIEKMPEPAATTITLEIEALMRSVKENSEKILQLRGIISPDAVAILDSIEDPGRLADLVASNLKLRVEESQAILEVIHPLDRLRKVNELLSKELELSAMQAKIQTQAKEEMGKTHREYFLREQLKAIQSELGEIDEKTKEIDEFRDKIAKAKIPKEVEKEADKQLNRLSQMHPDAAEASIIRTYLDWIVELPWSKSTRDKLDIKNAKQILDEDHYDLEKVKDRILEYLGVRKLNKQMKGPILCFVGPPGVGKTSLGRSIARALGRKFTRISLGGVRDEAEIRGHRRTYIGALPGRIIQGLKNAGSNNPVFMLDEIDKVGADFRGDPSAALLEVLDPEQNHAFSDHYLNVPFDLSKVMFITTANLADPIIPALKDRMELIELSGYIDEEKLKIARQFLIPRQIKENGIRPDDFIITDEAILGIINQYTREAGLRNLEREIANLCRKIARKIAEGEKKVPRITAKSLHKFLGVPRFLPDEEQRKDEVGVATGLAWTPYGGDVLHIEATPMEGKGNLLLTGQLGDVMKESGQAAMSYFRSRAARFGLKSNFYFAKDIHVHVPAGAIPKDGPSAGVTMATALVSALTGIPVKADVAMTGEITLRGRVLPIGGLREKSLAALRAKIYTVVAPEQNEKDLDEIPKHIRRQLNFRFVKHMDEVLKIALKEDPEKGAAKTGKGKIEAVKDTHKPGKGQAEIAAKRGKGKSGRSRKTGTPARTAV, from the coding sequence ATGGCTGACGAAATCGAAAAAAAGGACGACTTCGACGATGACGAAGGAGCGAAGGTGCAGCAGGTAAGCCTGGCCGACATCCCTGACGTGCTCCCTTTGCTCCCTGTTCGCGACGTAGTCATTTACTCCTACATGATACTTCCGCTGATGGTTGGCCGGGAAAGATCAATCAGGGCTGTGGAAAGCGCTGTTGCCAAGGACCGCTTGATATTCCTGGCTACGCAGAAGTTTGCTACCGAAGAGGACCCGCAACCTGAGGACATTTTTAACGTGGGCACCGTGGCGATGATCGTCAAGATGCTCAAACTGCCCGACGGCCGCGTCAAGGTGCTGGTTCAGGGGCTGGTAAAGGGCAAGATCACCTCGTTCGTGCCGTCCGACGAATACTTCACGGTTCAGATCGAGAAAATGCCTGAACCCGCAGCTACTACCATCACTCTCGAAATAGAGGCCTTGATGAGATCGGTGAAAGAGAACTCGGAGAAGATCCTGCAACTCCGGGGCATAATTTCACCGGACGCTGTGGCCATTCTCGATTCGATCGAAGATCCGGGACGGCTGGCAGACCTTGTGGCGTCCAACCTCAAGCTTCGGGTGGAAGAATCCCAGGCCATTTTGGAGGTTATCCACCCCTTGGACAGGTTGAGAAAGGTCAACGAGCTGCTCTCAAAAGAGCTTGAGCTTTCGGCCATGCAGGCAAAAATCCAAACTCAAGCTAAGGAGGAGATGGGAAAGACTCATCGGGAGTACTTCTTGAGAGAACAGCTCAAGGCCATCCAGAGCGAGCTTGGCGAAATAGACGAGAAAACCAAGGAGATCGACGAATTTCGCGACAAGATAGCCAAGGCGAAAATCCCCAAGGAAGTCGAGAAGGAAGCCGATAAGCAGCTCAATCGATTGAGCCAAATGCATCCCGACGCGGCTGAAGCATCAATCATTCGGACTTACCTGGACTGGATTGTAGAGTTGCCGTGGTCCAAGTCAACGAGAGACAAGCTCGACATCAAGAATGCCAAGCAGATACTCGATGAAGATCACTACGATCTGGAAAAGGTCAAGGACAGGATCTTGGAGTACCTGGGAGTGCGTAAGCTCAACAAGCAGATGAAGGGCCCCATACTCTGCTTTGTTGGTCCTCCTGGAGTGGGCAAGACTTCTCTGGGGCGTTCAATTGCGCGAGCCTTGGGACGCAAGTTCACCCGAATATCTCTGGGAGGCGTACGGGATGAAGCCGAAATCCGCGGCCATCGCCGGACGTACATAGGCGCGCTGCCTGGACGCATCATTCAGGGATTGAAAAACGCCGGTTCCAACAACCCGGTCTTTATGCTGGATGAAATAGACAAGGTCGGCGCGGACTTCAGAGGCGACCCTTCCGCGGCGTTGCTGGAAGTGCTGGACCCGGAACAGAACCACGCTTTCTCGGATCATTATTTGAACGTCCCGTTCGATCTGTCCAAAGTAATGTTTATTACCACGGCCAACTTGGCAGATCCGATTATTCCGGCCCTAAAAGACAGGATGGAACTAATAGAGCTGTCGGGATATATAGACGAAGAAAAGCTGAAAATAGCCCGCCAGTTCCTTATTCCTCGGCAAATCAAAGAGAACGGCATCAGGCCTGACGATTTCATCATAACGGACGAGGCCATACTGGGTATAATCAACCAGTACACGCGAGAAGCGGGTCTGCGTAACCTGGAACGTGAGATCGCGAACCTTTGCAGGAAGATAGCTCGAAAAATAGCCGAGGGCGAAAAGAAGGTCCCGCGGATCACTGCCAAAAGCCTCCACAAGTTCCTGGGCGTGCCCAGATTCCTTCCCGATGAGGAGCAACGAAAGGATGAGGTAGGAGTTGCCACCGGGCTCGCTTGGACGCCTTACGGTGGGGACGTGCTTCACATCGAGGCCACCCCGATGGAGGGGAAAGGAAACCTGCTCCTCACCGGCCAACTTGGAGACGTCATGAAAGAATCGGGGCAGGCTGCGATGTCTTATTTTAGGTCTCGCGCTGCACGGTTCGGACTGAAGTCGAACTTCTATTTCGCCAAGGACATACATGTCCACGTACCCGCCGGAGCAATCCCCAAGGACGGCCCATCAGCGGGAGTGACTATGGCGACCGCGCTTGTGAGTGCCTTGACGGGCATTCCCGTTAAGGCGGATGTTGCCATGACCGGTGAGATAACCTTGCGGGGTAGGGTGCTCCCCATAGGAGGACTCAGGGAAAAATCTTTGGCCGCTCTTCGGGCCAAAATCTATACAGTGGTCGCGCCTGAGCAGAATGAAAAAGACCTGGACGAAATCCCCAAGCATATTCGACGACAGCTCAATTTCAGGTTTGTCAAACACATGGATGAGGTCTTGAAGATCGCCCTCAAGGAAGACCCGGAGAAGGGTGCTGCTAAAACGGGCAAGGGTAAGATCGAGGCCGTGAAAGACACTCATAAACCAGGCAAAGGCCAGGCTGAGATTGCTGCAAAACGAGGCAAGGGAAAGAGCGGCCGCTCACGAAAAACAGGAACTCCCGCTAGGACGGCAGTATAG